The proteins below are encoded in one region of Bosea sp. BIWAKO-01:
- the rpmE gene encoding 50S ribosomal protein L31 yields the protein MKTGIHPDYHTIKVVMTDGTEYFTRSTLGKEGDTLNLDIDPKTHPAWTGGTQQLMDRGGRVSRFNSRFGALSALGKK from the coding sequence ATGAAGACCGGCATCCATCCCGACTACCACACCATCAAGGTCGTCATGACCGATGGCACCGAATACTTCACGCGTTCGACGCTCGGCAAGGAGGGTGACACCCTCAATCTCGACATCGACCCGAAGACCCACCCGGCCTGGACCGGCGGCACCCAGCAGCTGATGGACCGCGGCGGCCGCGTCTCGCGCTTCAATTCGCGCTTCGGCGCCCTCAGCGCGCTCGGCAAGAAGTAA